Below is a genomic region from Glaciihabitans sp. INWT7.
AGTTCCTTGGCGAGGGCGGCGAACCGCTGCACGATCGGGCCGTCGGCCGGCTCGGCGTAGGCGTAGTACTTGGCATCTTCGGTGATGCCGAAATACGGACCGCAGAACAGCTCCTGGAAGCAGATGACCTGGGCTCCGTCCGCAGCCGCATCGCGAGCGAACTGCTCGTGTTTGGCGATCATGGACTCCTTGTCGCCGGTCCATGTGGTCTGGGTGATCGCTGCGCGTACGACAGTCAATTGGGCCTCTTTCGCCGAGCTGTATGTCTCAAGGTTTTTGTTATTGTGCGCCGTAAACATTTCCCTTATGTTTCTGTCTATGACGTTGGCGTAAACATAGGGCCGATTCGAATCCAGATCAATCATTGACAGCGGAGGCCGGATGTGAAGCCCATCGCCCCCGCCGTCGAAGAGGCGACACCTCATGGGATCGCGGCGACGGTCGCACGCATGATCACCTCGGGAGATCTCGCCCCGGGCGACCGCCTGCCCACCGTGAGGGAGCTCGCGCTCGACCTCGGCGTGAGTCCGGCGACCGTCAGCCACGCCTGGCAGGCGCTCTCCGGGGTCGGGCTCATCGTGTCTCGGGGGCGCAGCGGAAGCTTCGTGATGGCCGCCCCACGCAAGTGGCTCCCCCCTCGCTTCCAGGGTCTCGCCGGTCAACTCGAGGCGACTCGCCTCGATCTCTCGAGCGGCACTCCCGACCCGCAGCTGCTTCCCGCGCTCGGTCCCGCGCTCTCGCGGGTGGCGGAACGCGCTGGCACGGCGAGTTACCTCGACCAGCCCGTCATCCCGGAGCTCGAGACAGTGTTGAGGTCGAGCTGGCCCTATGAGGTACAGGCGATCACGGTGGTCGACGGCGCGCTCGATGCGCTGTCCCGAGCCATGGAGACCGTCATCCGATTCGGCGACCGCGTGGTGGTCGAAGACCCCGGGTTTCCCCCGATGTTCGACCTTCTCGACCACTTCGGGGCGGTGCGCGTGCCCGTGCGCCTCGACGAAGACGGCATGCGCCCCGACCTGCTCGCCGAGGCGCTGACCATGAGACCGACCGCGATCCTTCTGCAGCCTCGGGCGCAGAACCCCACCGGTCGCTCGCTCACGAAGGCCCGGGCGGAGGAGCTTGCCCGCGTCATCCGCCTCAGCCGGCACGCGAGCGATGCCATGGTGATCGAGGACGACCATTCCGGCGAGATCGCGGTCTCGCGCGATGTGAGCCTCGGCAGCTGGCTACCCGGGCAGGTGCTGCACATTCGCAGCTTCTCCAAGTCGCACGGGCCCGACCTGCGCATCGCGGCCATCGGCGGGCCGACCGAGATCATCGACCGGCTCGTTGCCCGACGCATCCTCGGTCCGGGATGGACTTCGCGCATGCTGCAGACGATCCTGCATGACCTGCTCACCGACTCGACCTCGATCTCGGAGGTCAACGACGCCCGGCGCATCTACCGCTCCCGGCAGAGGCGCCTCTCAGAGGCGCTCGCCGGTCACGGTGTTTCCCTTGCTCCCTCGGACGGCATCAACACCTGGCTCGAGGTGGCGGATGAGCGCTCCGCCATCGTGCAACTGGCGGCGGCGGGCATCCGCGTGGCAGCCGGGACGCCGTTCGAGGCGAGCGCCGGCGGCCATTTCGTGCGGGTCACCGCCGGGCTCGTGAGCCGTGATTTCGACACGATCGCCGAGCAGCTCGCGACGGCCTCGCGCGCCTGAGCCCGGCGACGTCGGTCCCTGCAGTCCCCCGTGTCGCGCGATCGGCGACGAGCGGCAACGGGGTCACGGAAGGGTCGATGCTGCCGGCACCGGAAGGCGCAGGAACAGGAGCGCGAGCAGCCCACAGACGAGATAGAGCGCGGCCTGGGCGTCCAGGATGGGAAGTACACCGATGCTGTCCGCGAGCACGCCGGATGCCACCAGTCCGAGCCCCTGCGCCGCCAGCCCGAGGGTGCCCATTGTGGCGACGACACGTCCGATCGAGCCCGGAGGGGTGACCCCCTGCACCAACGTGATCGTGCCCGCCGTCGTCGCGATCGCCGGGATGCCCATGGCAACGAAGAGAGCGACGTACACCACGACGACCGTGCTCACCGGAGCCAAATTCCAGGTGACCAGGGCGATGAGTCCGAACACCACGAAACCCCACCCGATGAGGGTTCGGGTGTTCAACCGTCGGATGAGCATGCCCACGACCAGACCGCCGAGGATGCCGCCGATCGCCTGCACCCCCCGTAGCAGGCCCACTTCGGTGTCGTTCGCTCCGAGGATGCGCACCACGAACACCACGAAGAGCACAAGGAAGACCCCTTGGGCGAGCGATGCGATGCACTCGATGAGCAGCACGATGCGGAGCGCAGGCGTCGTGCGGATCGTGGCCAGGCCCGCCGCGAGATCCCGCCAGAAACCCATGGTGGGTGCCGCTGGAGCATCGGAGGGTCCATCGACCCGGGCGGCGGACAACAGCACTGCGCTCACCAGGTAGCTCGTGACATCCATCGCCACGACTCCCCCGAGCCCCAGTGTGGCGAAGACGATCCCTCCGAGCGGTGATCCGACGAGTCGCGCGAGGTTGTCGCTCACCGCGACGAGCGAATTCGCCGCCCCCAGCTGAGCGGTCGGCATCAGTCGTGGCAAGAGCGCCTGGCGGACGGGCTGCAACCCCGCCGCGAGACCCGCCTGCACCGCCGCGACGAGGTAGACGATCCACAGCCGGTCTGTCGACGCGAGGAGAAGCGGCAACAGGGTGACCCCCTGGGCGAGATTCAGCGCGATCATCACCCGGCGATGGTCGAAATGATCGACGACCATCCCGAGCACCGGCCCGAACAGCAGCACGGGCAACAACTCGGCGATGAAGACCGTGGATGCCCCGAGCGCCGAGCCCGTCGCCGCGAAGACGTACAGCGGCAGCGCGATCATCAGCAGCCAGTCCCCCGTGTCGGAGACGAGGCTGCCCGACCACACCAACGCGAAGTCCCGGTCTCTGAGCGGCGAACGCTCCCTGCCGGTGGCGATAGTCATCGTCCTGCGTCTGGATGCCGGAATGCGTCGACCTGCAGGTAGACGACCTCGCTGTCCTCCGGCGGATCCGCCCGCGTGAGACCGATGTAGGGGCGGATGAGCGCATCGAGAGAGTCCGCGAGGATCCGGAGCTCGGTCGGCGTCATCAGCAGGGCGTAGGAGTTCGCGGATGCGGCATCCCGCCATTGCGCGGGAGTCTGCGCCTGCACTGCGAGGGCTTTCTTCTGCAGGCGGGCACCATCGTCGATCTGAGCCTCGCTGATGAGCCGCTCCACCGCCGTCGCCGCCGCATCGGTGCCCTCTTCCCCCCGGAACTCGAAGCCGGTGGCGGCGCTCCGCCAGGGGCGTTCCCGTCCGTCCGCCGAGGGAAGCGACTCCACGAATCCATACCGGGCCAGCGATCGCAAGTGGTAGCTGCAGTTGGACGCCGTCGAGCCGACGGCCTCGGCGCAGGCGCTCGCCGTCTGGGCGCCGAAAGCCATGAGGTGATTGAGGATCGCCAGCCTCAGGGGATGTGCAAGAGCCCGCAGGGCCCGGGCGTCGGTCACCGATGTGCGATGCTCCGGCACCGGTTCGATAGATTTGAAAGACATCTTTCAGATCATAGCGAAAGAAGGCCGCCGCGGGATCTCGGATCCCACGGCGGCCGGGTTCTCAACCTCGGGCTAGCGTCCCTTGGAGCGCAGGAGTTCTGCGACGCGGATCGCATCACCCTCCGGTGCGTCGGACTTGCGGTCCGGCCGGGCGATGAACAGGTACAGCAATCCGACACCCATCACGATCACCAGGCCGATGAGCACGATCCAGTCATTGAGGAACACCCCGGATCGCCCGGGAACGGCGAGCAGCACCATGGCGAAGACTCCGTAGGCGAGAGCCGCGACGTTGACCACGAAGCCCGCGCGCCCCAGGCTGAAGGGTCCCGCCGGGCGCCATCCCTTGATCCGCTGGCGCAGGGACGCGAGCACGACGGCCTGGAAGGCCACGTAGATGCCGAGGACGGCGAACGAGGTGATCTGCGTGAGCAGTCCGTCCGGCCCCACGAAGATGATCAAGCACAGGATCACCGGAATGCTGCACGCCACGATCAGGGCATTGGTGGGCACCTTGCTGCGCGGCGAGACCTTGGCGAGCCAGCGGTGACCGGGGATCATGCCATCCCGCGCGAAGGAGAAGAGCAGCCGGCTGGCCGCCGCCTGGAGGCTCAGAACGCAGGAGAGGAACGCGGTGAGAGCGACCAGCAGGAAGATCTTCGCGCCGACGTCCCCGAGTGACGCCTGGAGGATCGCGGGGATCGGGTCGGCGTCCTTGCCGTCCACGATCGACTGCAGGTCGGGGGCGGCCATCACGTAGCCGCCGAACGCGAAGAGCGACGACACCCCACCGACCAGGATGGTGAGGATCATGGCGCGCGGAATGCGGCGGGCCGGGTCAGCGACTTCCTCCGCCACGTCACCACAGGCTTCGAAGCCGTAGAAGAGAAACAGTCCGGCGAGCGCGGCGCCGAGGAACGCCACCCCGTAGGAGCCCTTGCCTTCGACCCCCATGGAATTGAAGAACACACTGAATTCCTGATGGCGCTGGAAGATCAGCAGGTACAGTCCCACCGCGATCACCCCGATGAGCTCCGCCGCGAGGCCGATGCGGGCGACGCGTCCGAGCGTCTTCGTCCCGGTGAAGTTGAGTCCGAGCGCCACGATCAGGAAGAGCACGGTGAGGCCGAGCGTGACCGCCTTGGTCACCGGCAGACCGATGAGGCTCGCCAGGAATCCGCTGCCGAACTCGGCGACGGCGGTGATCGTGACGATCATGGCCCAGATGTAGACCCAGGCCGCCATCCAGGCGTAGCGACGGCCCCAGAGGCGACGCGTCCACGGGTAGATCCCGCCGTGGATGGGGTACTGGGACACGACCTCGCCGAAGACCAGAGCCACGAGCATCTGCCCGCCGCCCACGATCAGCAGCCAGAAGATCGAGGGCGGTCCGCCGGTGGAGACGGCGAGAGCGAAGAGCGAGTACACCCCGACGAGCGGGGAGAGATAGGTGAAGCCGAGGGCGAAATTGGCCCACAGGGTCATCGATCGGTCGAACGTGTCCTCGTATCCGAGAACAGCGAGATGCTCGCTGTCGGATCGCTCGGAGGTGGGGGAAGAATCAGCGGGCATTGTTACCTTCCAGCCTTCTTTGTGAAGCACCACGATCGGCAGTGATCGCAGCTTCCTCACAGGGTGAGACACAATCTAGCGGGATGGCAGCCACACAAACGACCGCCCGACGCGGCGATTCCCCGGGCGGATCGTGGAGATCCCATTCGAAAGGGAGGCGAGCGTCGGAGGGAGCGTGGCGACGGGGACGGTAGCGCCCGGTCAGTCCCCGATGCGCGCAGCTCGGCGAATGCGGTTCCAGGCGGATGCCGGCATCAGCGCGGCACGAAGGCGACGTCCGCGATCGGTGGAGGAGCGGAGATCGTCGATCACCCTCCGCAGATCACCCGCCAGTGCCACCGAACCGGTGAGCACCGAACCCCTCGGCTGTCCGTAGCTCTCGCTCTCCACGGCCGCCCTCACCCGATCGATCGGGTCGCGGGATGCCGCGCCGACGGACAGGGCGAACAGTTCGGCCGCGTCACGGGGTGTCGCCGTTTCGGGGATGTCGATGCCGAGGTCGGTGGCTGTGTCGAACATCTCCTGCCAGGCCGTCAGAGCCGACGCACCGCCCGCGGCGAGGCCTCGGAGGAGGCGGCGGCGAACCAGCACTCGGAGGGCTGCGGGAGCCAACGCCAGCGCCACGACGACCACGAGGGCGAGAACCAGCCATAGCCACGTGCCCACTTGAGCGGCGCGTGCCGCCGCGGGGCTCGCCTGCGTGGTCTGCTCCGGAGCGAGCGGTGCGGCGGAAGAGGACGGCCGGGCCGTCGCACTCGCGGAGGGCGCCGGGGTGGCCGTGTTGACCGGTGTCGGCACATCCGGGGAGGCGATGTCCGCATACGCGGGCACTTCCCCTCGACCGACGGTGGGCTCGAACCGGGTCCAACCGATGCCCTCGAAGTAGAGCTCCGGCCAGGCGTGCAGATCGTGGGTGGTGACCGTGAAGGCCGTGCGTCCGTTCTGCCGCTCGGGCAGTTCCGCGCCGGGGAGGAATCCAACGGCGATCCGGGAGGGGATGCCGAGGCTGCGGGCCATCACCGCCATCGCCGAGGCGAAGTGGATGCAGTACCCCTCCTTGGCCTTGAGGAACGCCGCGATCACGGTCATCCCGGTGCCGTCGTAGCCCTGGTCGACCGGCGCGGTCTCGGAGTATTGGAAGTCGCCGTCACGGAAGAAGCCCTGCAGGAGCAGTGCCTTCTCGTAGTTGCTCGTTGCCCCGCCGGCCACCTCGTTCGCGGTGTCGGCGATGACCTTCGGCATGCCGGACGGGAGCGCGAGGAACCGCTCGAAATTAGCGGGCACCGTCGTTCCGGCGCTCGCGAGCTGGGCCGGCGTGGGGGTGATGACCAGACTCGTCGCGCGATACGTCTCGTAGGACGAGTCGCGACTGGGGCTCTTCACCGCGAGCCCGTCGGAGTCCCAGAACCAGTTTCCATCGAGTCCGCCGACGCTCGAGGTGGGGTAAGGCAGCGGCAACCACGGGCTGGTGAGACTGCCGACGTCTACGAACACCTGGTCCTCGGTGGTGGAGACATCGGGCGAGAGTCCGGGCGGGGCGCCGATCGCGTCAGTCGTGTTCGCGGAGCGCTGGCGGAACGCATCCGGCGCCCAGTCGGATCCGCTGAAGTCCTGCAGGCTGACCAGTCGCAGGTATTGCGCGGTGCCCGATTCCGTGGTGTAGCCGAGCACCGTCCGCTCCACGTCCTGCCGCAGGTTCTGCCCGAGCGAGAGCACCGGGTTGACCCCGGAGCTGAAGCCGGTGCCGTTCGTGTTCTGCGCCGGGTTAACCTCCGGCAGCACGAGCGGCGCAACGAGCGCCCCGACCACCACCGTCGCCGCGAGCCCGATAGTGAGCGCGGTCTGCCGGCGGCCCGCGGATGCTCGAAGCAACAGCAGGTAGGCGAGCGCCGCGAGCACGAAGATGATCGGGTCGGTGATGTCGATGGAGACGGCGCTCGGCACAGCCAGGAGCACGAGCAACGGAGCACCCGCCAGAGCCGGCGTGCGCAGGGAGTTCGCCAGCACGTCGGCGACGATGGTGAGGGCGCCGACCCCGAGACAGAGCAGGAACAAGATGGAGGTGACCGCCGTCGCCGGCAGGGACTGCCGGGCGATCGAGAAGTTACCCGCTTCGATGAGCTGTTGGAACGCCGCCCAGGACCCACCGGTCGGGATGATTCCCAGGATCGCCGTTGAAGGGACGAAGACCACGGTGACGGCGAGCAGCATCACGACGACGGAGACCACCGGGGGAAGTATGCGTCGATAGCCGGTCGTGCCGACGGCGGCGGACGCCGCAGGCAGGAGGCGTCGCACGATCGCCGCGCTGGCGAGCAGCACCACGCAGAGAAGCGCGAGCTCGAACCACCAGG
It encodes:
- a CDS encoding aminotransferase class I/II-fold pyridoxal phosphate-dependent enzyme translates to MKPIAPAVEEATPHGIAATVARMITSGDLAPGDRLPTVRELALDLGVSPATVSHAWQALSGVGLIVSRGRSGSFVMAAPRKWLPPRFQGLAGQLEATRLDLSSGTPDPQLLPALGPALSRVAERAGTASYLDQPVIPELETVLRSSWPYEVQAITVVDGALDALSRAMETVIRFGDRVVVEDPGFPPMFDLLDHFGAVRVPVRLDEDGMRPDLLAEALTMRPTAILLQPRAQNPTGRSLTKARAEELARVIRLSRHASDAMVIEDDHSGEIAVSRDVSLGSWLPGQVLHIRSFSKSHGPDLRIAAIGGPTEIIDRLVARRILGPGWTSRMLQTILHDLLTDSTSISEVNDARRIYRSRQRRLSEALAGHGVSLAPSDGINTWLEVADERSAIVQLAAAGIRVAAGTPFEASAGGHFVRVTAGLVSRDFDTIAEQLATASRA
- a CDS encoding MFS transporter; translation: MTIATGRERSPLRDRDFALVWSGSLVSDTGDWLLMIALPLYVFAATGSALGASTVFIAELLPVLLFGPVLGMVVDHFDHRRVMIALNLAQGVTLLPLLLASTDRLWIVYLVAAVQAGLAAGLQPVRQALLPRLMPTAQLGAANSLVAVSDNLARLVGSPLGGIVFATLGLGGVVAMDVTSYLVSAVLLSAARVDGPSDAPAAPTMGFWRDLAAGLATIRTTPALRIVLLIECIASLAQGVFLVLFVVFVVRILGANDTEVGLLRGVQAIGGILGGLVVGMLIRRLNTRTLIGWGFVVFGLIALVTWNLAPVSTVVVVYVALFVAMGIPAIATTAGTITLVQGVTPPGSIGRVVATMGTLGLAAQGLGLVASGVLADSIGVLPILDAQAALYLVCGLLALLFLRLPVPAASTLP
- a CDS encoding helix-turn-helix transcriptional regulator translates to MSFKSIEPVPEHRTSVTDARALRALAHPLRLAILNHLMAFGAQTASACAEAVGSTASNCSYHLRSLARYGFVESLPSADGRERPWRSAATGFEFRGEEGTDAAATAVERLISEAQIDDGARLQKKALAVQAQTPAQWRDAASANSYALLMTPTELRILADSLDALIRPYIGLTRADPPEDSEVVYLQVDAFRHPDAGR
- a CDS encoding APC family permease yields the protein MPADSSPTSERSDSEHLAVLGYEDTFDRSMTLWANFALGFTYLSPLVGVYSLFALAVSTGGPPSIFWLLIVGGGQMLVALVFGEVVSQYPIHGGIYPWTRRLWGRRYAWMAAWVYIWAMIVTITAVAEFGSGFLASLIGLPVTKAVTLGLTVLFLIVALGLNFTGTKTLGRVARIGLAAELIGVIAVGLYLLIFQRHQEFSVFFNSMGVEGKGSYGVAFLGAALAGLFLFYGFEACGDVAEEVADPARRIPRAMILTILVGGVSSLFAFGGYVMAAPDLQSIVDGKDADPIPAILQASLGDVGAKIFLLVALTAFLSCVLSLQAAASRLLFSFARDGMIPGHRWLAKVSPRSKVPTNALIVACSIPVILCLIIFVGPDGLLTQITSFAVLGIYVAFQAVVLASLRQRIKGWRPAGPFSLGRAGFVVNVAALAYGVFAMVLLAVPGRSGVFLNDWIVLIGLVIVMGVGLLYLFIARPDRKSDAPEGDAIRVAELLRSKGR
- a CDS encoding DUF3488 and transglutaminase-like domain-containing protein, translated to MSGPDLATRPARSAPPGPPRRTAAQSTAAAAVRSAELRTSGALLLALLVTLAGLHVILDGVAWWFELALLCVVLLASAAIVRRLLPAASAAVGTTGYRRILPPVVSVVVMLLAVTVVFVPSTAILGIIPTGGSWAAFQQLIEAGNFSIARQSLPATAVTSILFLLCLGVGALTIVADVLANSLRTPALAGAPLLVLLAVPSAVSIDITDPIIFVLAALAYLLLLRASAGRRQTALTIGLAATVVVGALVAPLVLPEVNPAQNTNGTGFSSGVNPVLSLGQNLRQDVERTVLGYTTESGTAQYLRLVSLQDFSGSDWAPDAFRQRSANTTDAIGAPPGLSPDVSTTEDQVFVDVGSLTSPWLPLPYPTSSVGGLDGNWFWDSDGLAVKSPSRDSSYETYRATSLVITPTPAQLASAGTTVPANFERFLALPSGMPKVIADTANEVAGGATSNYEKALLLQGFFRDGDFQYSETAPVDQGYDGTGMTVIAAFLKAKEGYCIHFASAMAVMARSLGIPSRIAVGFLPGAELPERQNGRTAFTVTTHDLHAWPELYFEGIGWTRFEPTVGRGEVPAYADIASPDVPTPVNTATPAPSASATARPSSSAAPLAPEQTTQASPAAARAAQVGTWLWLVLALVVVVALALAPAALRVLVRRRLLRGLAAGGASALTAWQEMFDTATDLGIDIPETATPRDAAELFALSVGAASRDPIDRVRAAVESESYGQPRGSVLTGSVALAGDLRRVIDDLRSSTDRGRRLRAALMPASAWNRIRRAARIGD